Proteins co-encoded in one Streptomyces sp. NBC_01283 genomic window:
- a CDS encoding MFS transporter → MPAPTTSPPFTEATSARPGRGGWPAVIAVTLGIFSIVTTEILPIGLLTPIGDSFGISDGTAGLMMTLPGIIAAVAAPTVTVTTGRVDRRRMLCALILVLALANFLAALAPGYWLMMVSRVLVGLVIGAFWSIGASLASRLVPEAQAGRATAVIFSAVPLGSVLGVPAGTLLGQLVGWHVVFVVMGVLTLAVLAALVVTVPPLPPQHVTQIAVLRALLGAPRVRVGLAATFLIVTAHFGTYTYVTPFLAEVTHAGPRTVTLFLLAYGAAGVLGNFLAGAWARRAPRATFATAAGLLATATLLLPALGTGKPGALALLLLWGIAYGAVPVCSQTWFVTAAPHAPEAASVLFTSSFQATISLGALAGGMVVDAASTTTVMTVGGVAAVLAALTVTPAGRRPPSA, encoded by the coding sequence ATGCCCGCACCCACCACGTCACCCCCGTTCACCGAGGCCACCTCCGCCCGCCCAGGTAGGGGCGGTTGGCCGGCCGTCATCGCCGTGACGCTGGGGATCTTCTCCATCGTCACCACCGAGATCCTGCCGATCGGCCTGCTGACCCCCATCGGCGACAGCTTCGGCATCTCGGACGGCACGGCCGGCCTGATGATGACCCTGCCCGGCATCATCGCCGCCGTCGCCGCACCGACAGTGACGGTCACGACCGGACGCGTCGACCGGCGCCGCATGCTCTGTGCCCTGATCCTGGTGCTCGCCCTCGCGAACTTCCTCGCCGCACTCGCGCCCGGCTACTGGCTGATGATGGTCTCCCGGGTCCTGGTCGGACTCGTCATCGGCGCCTTCTGGTCCATCGGCGCGAGCCTCGCCTCCCGGCTGGTCCCCGAGGCACAGGCGGGCCGGGCGACCGCCGTGATCTTCTCCGCCGTGCCGCTCGGCTCGGTGCTGGGCGTGCCCGCCGGCACGCTGCTGGGCCAACTCGTCGGCTGGCACGTCGTGTTCGTCGTCATGGGCGTCCTGACGCTGGCCGTTCTGGCCGCGCTCGTGGTGACCGTGCCGCCCCTGCCCCCACAGCACGTCACCCAGATCGCGGTGCTGCGCGCTCTGCTCGGTGCCCCCCGCGTCCGGGTCGGCCTCGCCGCGACCTTCCTCATCGTGACAGCCCACTTCGGCACGTACACGTACGTCACCCCGTTCCTGGCGGAGGTGACCCACGCGGGCCCCCGGACGGTCACCCTGTTCCTGCTGGCCTACGGAGCCGCGGGCGTGCTCGGCAACTTCCTCGCCGGAGCCTGGGCGCGCCGCGCGCCGCGCGCCACCTTCGCCACGGCCGCCGGCCTGCTCGCCACCGCGACGCTGCTGCTGCCCGCCCTCGGCACGGGGAAGCCGGGCGCGCTCGCGCTGCTCCTGCTCTGGGGCATCGCGTACGGGGCGGTGCCGGTCTGCTCACAGACATGGTTCGTGACGGCGGCGCCGCACGCGCCCGAGGCGGCGTCCGTGCTGTTCACCTCGTCGTTCCAGGCGACGATCTCGCTCGGCGCGCTGGCGGGCGGCATGGTCGTGGACGCCGCTTCCACCACCACGGTCATGACGGTCGGCGGAGTGGCAGCGGTCCTGGCGGCTCTGACCGTCACGCCCGCAGGCCGCAGGCCGCCTTCGGCGTAA
- a CDS encoding nucleobase:cation symporter-2 family protein encodes MATTGLQHVAAMYAGVVAPPLIVGAAIGLSAKELTFLTGACLFTAGLATFLQTLGIWKIGARLPFVNGVTFAGVAPMIAVVESTDNKDDALPIIFGAVIVAGVLGFIAAPFFSKLVRFFPPVVTGTVITLIGISLMPVAFGWAQGPVPGADDYGSMKNLGLAGITLVIVLLLRRFTTGFVKQIAVLLGLVIGTVIAIPFGVTDFSPIGDADIVGFPTPFHFGAPQFAAAAIVSLCVVMVVSMTESTADMLALGEIVDRPADEKTIAAGLRADTLGSAISPLFNGFMCSAFAQNIGLVAMTKIRSRYVVAVGGGFLVLMGLCPMAASLIAVVPRPVLGGAGVVLFGSVAASGIQTLVKANLERDNNVLIVAVSLAVGLIPIAAPEFYHAFPETAKIILDSGISTGCVAAVLLNLVFNHIGKRGEDDDVTNPMEPGGEIAEQRVHEGSSPAAAH; translated from the coding sequence ATGGCGACGACCGGCCTCCAGCACGTGGCCGCCATGTACGCGGGCGTCGTCGCCCCGCCGCTCATCGTCGGCGCGGCGATCGGCCTCTCCGCGAAGGAACTCACCTTCCTGACCGGCGCGTGTCTGTTCACCGCGGGCCTCGCCACCTTCCTCCAGACGCTCGGCATCTGGAAGATCGGCGCCCGCCTGCCCTTCGTCAACGGCGTCACCTTCGCCGGCGTCGCCCCCATGATCGCGGTCGTCGAATCGACCGACAACAAGGACGACGCGCTCCCGATCATCTTCGGCGCGGTCATCGTCGCGGGTGTACTCGGCTTCATCGCGGCGCCGTTCTTCTCGAAGCTGGTCCGCTTCTTCCCGCCGGTGGTGACCGGCACGGTCATCACGCTCATCGGCATCTCGCTCATGCCCGTCGCCTTCGGCTGGGCGCAGGGTCCCGTGCCGGGCGCCGACGACTACGGCTCGATGAAGAACCTCGGTCTCGCGGGCATCACCCTCGTGATCGTGCTGCTGCTGCGCCGGTTCACCACCGGCTTCGTCAAGCAGATCGCCGTGCTCCTCGGCCTCGTCATCGGCACGGTCATCGCGATCCCGTTCGGCGTCACGGACTTCAGCCCGATCGGCGACGCGGACATCGTCGGCTTCCCGACGCCGTTCCACTTCGGCGCACCGCAGTTCGCGGCGGCGGCGATCGTCTCCCTCTGTGTCGTCATGGTCGTCTCGATGACCGAGTCCACCGCGGACATGCTGGCGCTCGGTGAGATCGTGGACCGTCCCGCCGACGAGAAGACCATCGCGGCAGGTCTGCGCGCCGACACCCTCGGCTCGGCGATCAGCCCGCTCTTCAACGGCTTCATGTGCAGTGCGTTCGCGCAGAACATCGGCCTCGTCGCGATGACGAAGATCCGCAGCCGGTACGTCGTCGCCGTGGGCGGCGGCTTCCTGGTCCTGATGGGCCTGTGCCCGATGGCCGCCTCGCTCATCGCCGTCGTACCGCGTCCGGTGCTCGGCGGCGCGGGTGTCGTCCTCTTCGGTTCGGTCGCGGCGAGCGGCATCCAGACGCTGGTCAAGGCGAACCTGGAGCGCGACAACAACGTCCTGATCGTGGCGGTCTCGCTGGCCGTCGGCCTCATCCCGATCGCGGCGCCGGAGTTCTACCACGCGTTCCCGGAGACCGCGAAGATCATCCTCGACTCGGGCATCTCCACGGGCTGTGTCGCGGCCGTGCTGCTCAATCTCGTCTTCAACCACATCGGCAAGCGCGGTGAGGACGACGACGTGACCAATCCGATGGAGCCCGGGGGAGAAATCGCTGAACAGAGGGTGCACGAAGGTTCTTCCCCGGCGGCGGCCCACTGA